A part of Rhodamnia argentea isolate NSW1041297 chromosome 8, ASM2092103v1, whole genome shotgun sequence genomic DNA contains:
- the LOC115741152 gene encoding GDP-mannose 4,6 dehydratase 1 — MATQNDTPKSGSGANGEAPPPQHRKVALITGITGQDGSYLTEFLLDKGYEVHGLIRRSSNFNTQRINHIYIDPHNAHKARMKLHYADLSDASSLRRWIDTISPDEVYNLAAQSHVAVSFEIPDYTADVVATGALRLLEAVRSHVSATGRSHIRYYQAGSSEMFGSTPPPQSETTPFHPRSPYAASKCAAHWYTVNYREAYGLFACNGILFNHESPRRGENFVTRKITRAVGRIKIGLQSKLFLGNLQASRDWGFAGDYVEAMWMMLQQEKPDDYVVATEESHTVEEFLDVAFGYVGLKWRDHVVIDKRYFRPAEVDNLKGDASKAKKVLGWKPKVGFEKLVKMMVDEDVELAKREKVLVDAGYMDAQQQP, encoded by the coding sequence ATGGCGACCCAGAACGACACACCCAAATCCGGATCCGGAGCCAACGGCGAAGCCCCGCCGCCGCAGCACCGCAAGGTGGCCCTGATCACCGGCATTACCGGCCAGGACGGGTCGTACCTCACCGAGTTCTTGCTCGACAAGGGGTACGAGGTCCACGGCCTGATCCGCCGCTCCTCCAACTTCAACACCCAACGGATCAACCACATCTACATCGACCCACACAACGCCCACAAGGCCCGGATGAAGCTCCACTACGCCGATCTCTCCGACGCCTCCTCTCTCCGCCGCTGGATCGACACGATCTCCCCCGACGAGGTCTACAATCTCGCCGCCCAGTCCCACGTGGCGGTCTCGTTCGAGATCCCTGATTACACCGCCGACGTCGTTGCCACAGGCGCCCTCCGCCTGCTCGAGGCCGTGCGCTCACACGTCTCCGCCACGGGCCGCAGCCACATCCGTTACTACCAGGCTGGGTCCTCGGAGATGTTCGGATCGACCCCACCGCCGCAGTCGGAGACCACCCCGTTCCACCCGCGGTCCCCCTACGCCGCGTCCAAGTGCGCGGCGCACTGGTACACCGTGAACTACCGCGAGGCGTACGGTCTGTTCGCGTGCAACGGGATCTTGTTCAACCACGAGTCCCCGCGGCGGGGCGAAAACTTCGTGACCCGGAAGATCACGCGGGCCGTGGGGCGGATCAAGATCGGGCTGCAGAGCAAGCTGTTCCTGGGAAATCTGCAGGCCTCTCGGGACTGGGGATTCGCTGGGGACTACGTGGAGGCGATGTGGATGATGCTGCAGCAAGAAAAGCCGGACGACTACGTGGTTGCGACGGAGGAGTCGCACACGGTGGAGGAGTTCTTGGACGTGGCGTTTGGGTATGTGGGGCTGAAGTGGAGGGACCATGTGGTGATCGATAAGAGGTACTTCAGGCCAGCGGAGGTTGACAACTTGAAGGGAGATGCAAGTAAGGCCAAGAAGGTGTTGGGTTGGAAGCCCAAGGTTGGGTTTGAGaagttggtgaagatgatggtcGATGAGGATGTTGAATTGgctaagagagagaaggttcttGTTGATGCTGGGTACATGGATGCTCAGCAACAGCCCTGA
- the LOC115733354 gene encoding putative disease resistance protein At1g58400, protein MASEAAAEILSQKLETLLHHPECVRCLSMDDLVKEAKKKVATIQGFFSTQDRPSKSMEWLGRLLRAMYEAEDFIDKFHLGEARGRHGALHVVTRPAAELVSKYELWRNLSNLVKKLEELCQDQYLKSKMKMVPASSCSPASVTWQGQKKVRLTSYWNLQASYLCRKEKKKKIMELIEGEAKGQVVTVTSIWGEEGTGKTLLARSVYGEAMCLGVESRAWVHVSAGMEVKEFLFEILRQMGMPAREVKDMSLDEITEMLSNELAKRKKYLIVLDNVQQSNTLLLLRFVGIILFHRQGHIIIATRHSSIDGIMKLFEATGIVLDKLNDDKSKKMLASKLYRVPDGQNLWKNKDILSTCGGLPLSLSLLGGLLSYAEEHERQEPKLSALLKDCSGLSGIVQSSYRRLPVHLKPCFIYMALFPVASLIPTRRLVRLWLAEGLLDSHCYDSERKRTRLPEDVGENFILELAERNLIDVVSWRADGSPKACQMPTRMHDMILPIAISSGFLHIHDASKSKHGELTSQQEQAQPRETKVRWLAEHTNIVRGGQGSSNPGLNLGQVRSFLSFYLRRGMLTKDIGTVLRNITSKTDYSLLRVLDLEGVYKPSLQGVLHKLVLLRYLGLRSTVLDSIPREVADLHYLETLDIKHTNITSLPSSLWKARNLRHLHLNWFYIDLKKILKACGNNVEALAKLQTLSGLVIGDVKENSMTEHMNSLTSLTTLKLFLQQSDKGPSSGAAGKMISRWISTRLTNLQSLTFGVIQEAKSAEEAETAKGAEPQAGAKQEVGAAPAEPTKAKPKKSQVGGLPTLSLAEHHELLELYLLGQLEKPIWTRLLPDSLRVLTLSGSKVETDMIPELGNLLTSLRTLRLLANSFRGKSLRFTAGGFPSLKILKIWKLPQLEDVTIEEGAMPHLKEVEFRHLEKLKTIDRICRCKELETIWVIYGTDKPAFVKPLEDGKGDETILHVERDTEGSGSMDTDEDDRDKEGETSAQHPEEDGKGDETILHVERDTEGSGSMDTDEDDRDKEGETSAQHPEEDGKGDETILHVERDTEGFGSMDTDEDDRDKEGETSAQHPEEDGKGDETILHVERDTEGSGSMDTDEDDRDKEGETSAQHPEEDGKGDETILHVERDTEGSGSMDTDEDDRDKEGETSAQHPEEDGKGDETIPHVERDTEGFGSMDTDEDDRDKEGETSAQHPEEDGKGDETILHVERDTEGSGSMDTDEDDRDKEGETSAQHPEEEKHQSTGDGNRDEGGDMSGQHTEKERPQSTDDSDDNHIHIHVE, encoded by the exons ATGGCTAGCGAAGCGGCCGCCGAGATCTTGTCGCAGAAACTAGAGACCTTGCTCCATCACCCGGAGTGCGTCAGGTGCTTATCGATGGACGACCTCGTGAAGGAGGCCAAGAAGAAGGTGGCCACGATCCAAGGGTTCTTTTCCACTCAAGACAGACCGTCCAAGAGCATGGAGTGGTTGGGGCGGCTCCTCCGAGCCATGTATGAGGCTGAGGACTTCATCGACAAGTTCCACCTCGGAGAGGCCCGGGGGAGGCACGGAGCCCTCCACGTGGTCACAAGGCCGGCTGCCGAGCTCGTCTCCAAGTACGAGCTGTGGAGGAACTTGTCCAATCTGGTGAAAAAGTTGGAGGAGTTGTGTCAAGATCAGTACTTGAAGAGCAAGATGAAAATGGTACCCGCTAGTTCCTGCTCCCCTGCTAGCGTAACATGGCAAGGCCAAAAAAAAGTGAGGCTGACTAGCTACTGGAATCTGCAAGCATCCTACTTATGTCgcaaggagaagaaaaagaaaataatggagcTGATTGAGGGGGAAGCGAAGGGGCAGGTTGTCACTGTGACTTCGATTTGGGGTGAGGAAGGCACCGGCAAGACGTTGCTCGCGAGATCGGTCTACGGGGAAGCGATGTGCCTCGGTGTCGAGTCACGTGCTTGGGTCCACGTCTCGGCTGGCATGGAGGTGAAGGAGTTCCTGTTCGAGATACTGAGGCAAATGGGGATGCCAGCGAGGGAGGTGAAGGACATGAGTTTGGACGAGATAACGGAAATGCTTTCCAACGAATTGGCCAAGAGGAAGAAGTACCTCATAGTGTTGGATAACGTGCAGCAGTCCAACACGCTACTCTTGCTAAGGTTCGTGGGGATCATCCTGTTCCATCGGCAGGGCCACATAATCATCGCCACTCGACACTCTAGCATAGACGGCATCATGAAACTTTTTGAGGCAACGGGGATCGTGCTAGATAAATTAAACGATGATAAAAGCAAGAAGATGCTCGCTAGTAAGTTGTATAGAGTACCCGATGGTCAGAATCTCTGGAAGAACAAGGATATCCTAAGTACTTGTGGGGGCTTGCCGCTCAGTCTGTCCTTACTCGGCGGGTTACTGTCATATGCTGAAGAGCACGAACGCCAAGAGCCCAAGCTCTCGGCGTTGCTGAAAGATTGTTCGGGATTATCAGGTATAGTCCAATCGAGTTACCGTAGATTGCCGGTTCATCTAAAACCGTGTTTCATCTACATGGCTTTGTTCCCCGTGGCATCCCTGATTCCGACAAGAAGGCTAGTGAGGCTGTGGTTGGCCGAGGGCTTATTGGATTCGCATTGTTACGACAGCGAGAGGAAACGGACGAGGCTGCCTGAGGATGTAGGAGAGAATTTCATTCTGGAGCTCGCGGAAAGGAACCTGATTGATGTGGTGAGCTGGAGGGCGGACGGATCCCCCAAGGCTTGCCAAATGCCCACCCGTATGCACGACATGATCCTCCCGATCGCGATCAGCTCGGGGTTCCTTCACATACATGACGCTAGCAAGTCGAAACACGGCGAACTGACCAGCCAGCAAGAACAGGCCCAACCGCGAGAAACCAAGGTCCGGTGGCTCGCGGAGCACACAAACATAGTCAGAGGCGGCCAAGGCAGCAGCAACCCCGGCTTGAACCTCGGCCAAGTCCGCTCATTTCTGTCGTTCTACCTGAGGAGAGGCATGCTCACCAAGGACATAGGCACGGTCCTGCGGAACATCACCTCCAAGACTGACTATAGCTTGCTGAGGGTACTCGACTTGGAGGGCGTGTATAAGCCGTCCTTGCAAGGGGTGCTCCACAAGCTGGTGCTCCTAAGGTACCTAGGATTGAGATCCACGGTGTTGGACTCGATCCCGCGCGAGGTCGCGGATCTGCACTATCTCGAGACTCTCGACATAAAGCACACCAACATCACTTCCCTCCCGAGTTCCTTGTGGAAGGCGAGGAACCTGAGGCACCTGCATCTCAACTGGTTCTACATCGACTTGAAGAAGATCCTCAAGGCTTGTGGCAACAACGTCGAGGCCTTGGCTAAACTCCAAACCTTAAGCGGGCTGGTCATCGGTGACGTGAAGGAGAACTCGATGACGGAACACATGAACAGCTTGACCTCGCTCACCACGCTCAAGCTTTTCTTGCAACAGTCGGATAAGGGCCCCTCCTCAGGCGCTGCAGGGAAAATGATATCCCGTTGGATTAGCACCAGGCTCACCAATCTCCAGTCCTTGACCTTTGGGGTGATCCAAGAAGCCAAATCCGCTGAAGAAGCCGAGACTGCGAAAGGAGCCGAGCCCCAGGCAGGAGCCAAGCAAGAGGTAGGAGCGGCACCGGCGGAGCCCACGAAAGCCAAACCCAAGAAATCGCAGGTAGGAGGGTTACCAACACTGTCGCTGGCTGAACATCACGAGCTGTTGGAGCTCTACTTGCTGGGGCAACTCGAGAAGCCCATCTGGACACGGCTCTTGCCCGACTCGCTCCGGGTTCTGACTCTGTCGGGTTCGAAGGTGGAAACAGACATGATCCCCGAGCTGGGGAATCTCCTGACGAGCCTGAGGACGCTCAGGCTCTTGGCCAACTCTTTCCGAGGCAAAAGCTTGAGGTTCACCGCAGGTGGCTTCCCGAGCCTCAAGatcttgaagatttggaagctGCCACAGCTCGAGGACGTGACTATCGAAGAAGGAGCAATGCCGCATCTCAAAGAAGTCGAGTTCAGGCACCTCGAGAAGCTGAAAACTATCGATAGGATCTGCCGTTGCAAGGAGTTGGAAACCATATGGGTGATATATGGCACCGATAAACCTGCTTTTGTGAAGCCTCTCGAGGACGGTAAGGGAGATGAGACGATTCTGCACGTCGAAAGAGACACCGAGGGGTCCGGATCTATGGACACCGACGAAGACGACAG GGACAAAGAAGGAGAGACGTCCGCTCAACACCCTGAAGAGGACGGTAAGGGAGATGAGACGATTCTGCACGTCGAAAGAGACACCGAGGGGTCCGGATCTATGGACACCGACGAAGACGACAG GGACAAAGAAGGAGAGACGTCCGCTCAACACCCTGAAGAGGACGGTAAGGGAGATGAGACGATTCTGCACGTCGAAAGAGACACCGAGGGGTTCGGATCTATGGACACCGACGAAGACGACAG GGACAAAGAAGGAGAGACGTCCGCTCAACACCCTGAAGAGGACGGTAAGGGAGATGAGACGATTCTGCACGTCGAAAGAGACACCGAGGGGTCCGGATCTATGGACACCGACGAAGACGACAG GGACAAAGAAGGAGAGACGTCCGCTCAACACCCTGAAGAGGACGGTAAGGGAGATGAGACGATTCTGCACGTCGAAAGAGACACCGAGGGGTCCGGATCTATGGACACCGACGAAGACGACAG GGACAAAGAAGGAGAGACGTCCGCTCAACACCCTGAAGAGGACGGTAAGGGAGATGAGACGATTCCGCACGTCGAAAGAGACACCGAGGGGTTCGGATCTATGGACACCGACGAAGACGACAG GGACAAAGAAGGAGAGACGTCCGCTCAACACCCTGAAGAGGACGGTAAGGGAGATGAGACGATTCTGCACGTCGAAAGAGACACCGAGGGGTCCGGATCTATGGACACCGACGAAGACGACAG GGACAAAGAAGGAGAGACGTCCGCTCAACACCCTGAAGAGGAGAAGCACCAATCAACGGGCGACGGCAATAG GGACGAAGGAGGAGATATGTCCGGCCAGCACACTGAAAAGGAGAGACCCCAATCCACGGACGACAGTGATGACAATCATATTC